CCGACTATCTCTTCGCCAAGGTACGGCCCGTAGACTTCGGCGATATCGAAAAACGTGACGCCCCGGTCATAGGCCGCCCGGATTACCCGGATCGCTTCCTTCGTGTCGATCGGCGGTCCATACATCCCGGCGAAGTTCTGGCAGCCGAGCCCCAGGGCAGACACTTCCAGTGAGCCGAGCATGCGGCGCTGCGTGCTCGACGGGCCTGAATTCGGCGCAGACGGTTTTGGTGTTTTCGCCTGAGCGGTTGAAAGAGGCAGGACAGATGCTGCGCCCACTCCAAGGCCGGCGGCCATGAATCCACGGCGTTTCACGACGGTTCTTCTCCTCTTCGTTCTTTTACTTCAGCTTGGGTTTGCTGAAGGCGGCTGATCGTTGAGCGCGAGAGATTCCGACAGGTCGCGGTAGGCGTGAAACTGGGCCTGCAGGGACGGCGACCTTCTGCTCGGCTGAGGCGATTGTGTAATTCCTGAATCGCTGTGTTGGTCGGCCTGGCCGCTTTCAAGCCACAGTCAGACGATTCGTGACCTGCGATGGGACTGCTTTCGCGGGACTATGCTTTATCTCGCCAAGCCGTCCCCCTGCTCGAATTCAGTTAAGCATCCGCAGACCCGGTGTCGGCTGCTGGAGGGGGTCTCCTTCGTCCAGGGGTCTGCCAGTACCCCCGTAGAGCTCGTAACACGATCTTGTTGGGTTGCCCTGGTCGGGCGTGACTAATCTGGCGATTCGGCTGCTCGTGCTGCTGTGAGTACTTGGCCGTGAATCGTGGATGGCGATTTGTGGGGGATGCGCGGGGCGTCGTAGCCGGAGCCGAGGACCACCGCAACTCTTCGGGTTTGCCTCGTGCCACTGCCCGGCGGCGTTGAGCCGCTCGACGACATCGCGCAGCTGGACGCTGGTGACAGCGGCAAGGCTGACGCCGGGCTGAAGGCGGAGCGCATCCAGCGCCGCAATCCACGACGTGCGGCCGGCCTCCAGCGCGGCCACGACCGAGTAGGCCCGGCCCGGGGTCATCTGGTGCTTGGCATCACCCCGGCAGTAGGTGTGGCAGGAGGAGCGGTTCGGGCAAGTGGCGGCGTCCGGCCGCAGCCAAGGCGAAACGTCGTCCGCCAGGACCAGGCGGCCGACCGCCGCCTTCGACAGCGGCAGCCCGGCATTCGTCCGCCGCAGCCGGTCAACGCCAGGCGTCTCAGCAGGGCGTCGGTGAGCTCGAACAGCGCGTCACCGCGTCAGGGCAGGCAGTCGTAGAAGTCGCTACGGAAGCGTGACAGCGTCGAGAACACCTCATACTGGTCCCCCTGTTGCAGCACACTCTTCTTCTCCACGGCCGCGGTCTGATCAGGTGCGTCCTTGGTGGAGCACATGATCAGGCCGAGGCCACCCGCGTGTCCGGCACAGAGCTGGACGGCGGTCAGCGCTCGATGGCGGCCATGCCGCTCTCGTCGTGGCGCTCACCGACGGGCGGGGTGAGGTTGTTCAGCCGGTCGAGCTGCCCGGTGCTGAGCTCGATGCCGTCGGCCGCGGTGTTCTCCTCGACGCGGGCGGCCCGCTTGGTGCCGGGGATCGGGGCGATGTCGTCGCCCTGCGCGAGGAGCCAGGCCAGGGCGATCTGAGCCGTAGTGGCGTCGACCTCGGTGGCGATGGCCTGGACCTCGTCGACGATGCGCAGGTTGAGCTGGAGGTTCTCGCCGGTGAAGCGCGGGTTGGTCTTGCGCCAGTCGTCGTCGGCGATGTCGTCGGTGGAGCGGAACGTGCCGGTGAGGAAGCCGTGGCCGAGCGGCGAGTAGGGCACCAGGCCGATGCCGAGTTCGCGCAGCAGCGGCAGCAGTTCGGCCTCCAGGTCACGGGTCCACAGCGAGTACTCGGTCTGCAGTGCGGCGACCGGGTGGACGGCGTGGGCGCGGCGGATCGTCTCGCCCCCGGCCTCGGACAGGCCGATGTGGCGGACCTTGCCCTCGGCGACCAGCTCGGCCAGGGCGCCGACGGTCTCCTCGATCGGGGTGTCGGGGTCGACCCGGTGCTGGTAGTACAGGTCGATGTAGTCGGTGCCGAGCCGCTTCAGGGAGCCTTCGACGGCGGTGCGGATGTTCGCCGGGCTGCTGTCGAGGACGTACGGTCCGCCGCCGGCGTGCGAGTACATGCCGAACTTCGTGGCCAGGACGACCTGGTCACGGCGGCCTCGGAGGGCCTGGCCGACCAGTTCCTCATTGATGAACGGCCCGTAGATCTCGGCCGTGTCGAGATGGGTGACGCCCAGGTCCAGTGCCCGGTGGATGGCGCGGATCGACTCGGCGTCATCGGTGCTCGCACCGGAGTAGAAGGCGGACATCCCCATGGCGCCCAGGCCGATCCGGGAGACGTTCAGCCCACCGAGTGAGACGTGCTGCATCAGATAACTCCGTTCTTAGGTTTCCGATTTCCGGGCGCACTCGCCCCTCATCCAGGCAACCACCCGTCGGCCACGACCGGGCCCGCGTACGGGGTACTGCTTTTCGGGGGGTCCGCCAGTGCCCCCTTCCACGACGCCGTCACCGGGGCATGGATCGGGCCGGTACGGCGAGACAGGGGCAGGCCGGTGCCGTCGTGGGCGTGGGTGATGATCTCGGCGGTGATGGAAATGGCCGTTTCCTGGGGTGTGTGGGCGCCCAGGTCGAGCCCTATCGGGGAGTTGAGGCGGGCGAGGTCTGCCTCCGGTACGCCGGTGTCCCGCAGTAGTTCCAGGCGCTGTTCGTGGGTGCGCCGCGAGCCCATGGCCCCGATGTAGCCGACCGGCAGGCTCAGCGCGAGGCGCAGGAGGGGGATGTCGAACTTGGCGTCGTGGGTGAGGACGCAGATGGCGGTACGGGAGTCCACTTCGGTGGCGGCCAGGTACCGGTGCGGCCAGTCGGTCACGACCTCGTCCGCGTGCGGGAAGCGGGCGCGGGTGGCGAAGACAGGACGGGCGTCGCACACGGTGACTCGGTAGCCCAGAAAACGCCCCGCCTCGCTCAGCGCGTCGGCGAAGTCGACGGCACCGAAGATCAGCATGTGGGGAGGCCGGGCACTGGTGTGGACGAGCACCGACAGCCGCTCGGGGCAGGTGTCGGCGTCCCCGCCGACCTCGATCCGGCCGGTGCGGCCGGCCCGCAGCAGCGCACGCGCCTGCGCCGCCACAACCTCGTCCTCGCGTTGCCCGCCCAGGGTTCCGTCGTACGGGCCCTCGGCAGGCACGTAAAGGGTGCCGCCGAGGAGTTCTTCCGGGCTGTCCACGACCTGGGCCACCGCGGCTGGTCGGCCCGCCACCATTTCGGCGAGGGCTGCGGTGAGATGGGGCTGCACCGCGGGATCCACCCGCTGTACCAGGATCTCGATTTCGCCACCGCAGGTCAGGCCCACGGCGAAGGCGTCGGAGTCCGAGTAGCCGAAGCGCGTCAGTACCGGAGCACCGCCGGATTCGAGTGTCTCCCGGCACAGTTCGTAGACCGCTCCCTCCACGCAGCCGCCGGAGACGCTGCCGATCACGTCGCCGTCGGCGCTCACGGCGAGCGCGGTGCCGGGGGGCAGGGGTGCGCTGCCGTTGACGTCGACGACGGTGGCGAGGGCGAAGGGACGGGCTTCCCCGCACCAGGCGTGCAGCGTTTCCGCGATGTTCAGCATGGACGGGTCTTCCTCGAGGACGTGGTGAACGGGCCGCCGCCGCACCGCCGGGGGGACGGAGTTCGCGGCGGCGGCCCTGGTGTGCCCTGCGTGGCGGGGGGTGGCCCGCAGGGCGGTCGTGGCGAGCCTGGTTGCTCAGAGCAGGGCTTCGGCCGTGATGGGCAGGTCGCGGATGCGGCGTCCGGTGGCGTGGAAGACCGCGTTGGTGAGGGCGGCGGCCACCCCGAGCTGGACGACTTCGCCGATGCCCTTGACGCCGATGGGATCGGCCTCGTGGTCCTCCCCGTCGAGGTAGATGGCCTTGAGGTCGGGGATGTCGGCGTTGACGGGGACGAGATAGTTGGCCAGGTCGGCGTTGACGATGCGGCCGTCGCGCTGGTCCATGACCGTGTGCTCCAGCAGGGCTTGCCCGATGCCGCCGACCATGCCGCCCAGGGCCTGGCTGTCGGCGAGCTTGGGGCTGATGACGCGGCCCACGTCGTACACGCCGAGCATCCGCCGCATCCGGACAAGACCGAGGCGGGCGTCGACGGCGACCTCGGTGAACACCGCGCCGTAGGAGTGCACCGAGGCCCGGTGGGACTCTTCGGGGGTGTAGGAGCCGAGCACTTCGAGGTGGGTGCGGTTGTTGCGGGCCAGCAGCCGCTGGTAGGTCTCCCCGCGCGCGGGGTTGTCCTTCACGTACAGCCGCCCGCCGCGTACGACGACGGTGTCGGCGTCGGCGCCGTACAGCGGCGAGTCCTCGTCCTCGACGGCGAGTTCGATCGCCTGCTTGCGCAGCTTGTCGCAGCCGTCCTGGACGGCGGAGCCGACGTTGGCCATGGTCATGGAGCCGCCGTGCGGCGGGGTCACCGGCATGCGGGAGTCGCCGAGACGGAAGGTCACGTTGCGTATGGTCAGGCCGAGGGCGTCGGCGGCGAGCTGGCTCTGGGAGGTGTAGGTGCCGGGACCCATGTCGCTGGTCGCGGCTTCGACCAGAGCCGTGCCGTCGGCGTTGAGCCGGACCGACGCCTGGGCTGCCCAGTAGAGGTGGTGGTAGACGCCGGCGGCCATGCCGGTGCCGATCAGCCAGTCGCCGTCGCGGGTCGAGCGGGGCTTGGGGTTGCGGCGGTGCCAGCCGAACTCGCGGGCGCCGGTGGTGTAGCACTCGCGCAGCCGCCGGGTGGAGAACGGCAGTCCGTTCGACTCGTCCTCGGCCGGCTCGTTGCGCCGGCGCAGCTCGATCGGGTCGATGCCGAGTTCGTGGGCGAGTTCGTCCATCGCCGACTCGACGGCGAAGGAGCCGGTGGCGTAGCCGGGCCCGCGCATCCAGCACGGTGTGTTCACGTCGAGCGACACCGTCCGGTATTCCTGGCGGACGTTGGGGGTGCTGTAGAACATGTTGCCGGGGGCCAGGATGCCCTCTTCCACGAAGTTCTCGTACGTCGAGGTCTCGGCCGTGACGTCGTTGACCATGGCGGTCAGGCGTCCGCGCCGGTCACTGCCCAGGCCCAGCCGGAACTCGTACGTGGGCCGGTAACCGACCCCGAAGTAGAGCTGCTTGCGCGAGAGCACGAGTTTGACCGGGCGGCCCGTCTCACGGGCGGCGACGGCCGCGATCGTGACGTGCGGCCAGGAGCGGATCGCGCCGCCGAACCCGCCGCCGACGAACGGCGAGATGACACGGACCGACTCCTGCGGGATACCGAACACGGCGGCCAGCTCGACCTGCGTGCCGGGCACCCACTGGGTCTTGTCCCACAGGGTCAGCTTGTCCCCGTCCCAGCGGGCGATGGTGGCGTGCGGCTCCATCGGGTTGTGGTGGTTGCGGCCCATCCGGTACGTCACGTCCAGCCGTACAGCGGCGGAGTCGAGCGCCTTGTCCGCGTCACCGCGCGCGTACGTGATCGGCTTCCAGTCCGGGCGGTCGGCCGGGTCGGCCATGTCGGTCGACGGCGGCTGGGCGTCGTAGGAGACCTTCACCAGGCTCGCCGCGTGCTGCGCCGTCTCCAGCGTGGTGGCGACGACGACGGCGATCGGCTGCCCGTGGAAGTGGACCTGGTCGTCCTGGAAGACGTGCAGTCTGTCGCCTTCCAGCGGGTCGATCGAGGCGGGGTTGTCGCGGTAGGCCAGCTTGGGCGCGTTGAGGTGGCTGATCACCTTCAGGACGCCGGGCTGGGCGAGGGCGGCGCGGGTGTCGATGCCGGTGATCCGGCCGCGGGCGACGGTGCTGTCGACGACGACGGCGTGGACCACGCCCTTGATGTCGTGCTCGGCGGCGTATGTCGCCTTCCCGGTCACCTTCAGCCGGCCGTCCACGCGGGAGAGCGGCGCTCCGACGGCTGCCTGCGGCTGGGGGCTCATTTGGTACCTCCTACGACGCGCAGCTGGCGTTCGACGGTCCGTTTCAGCAACTCGACCTTGAAGCGGTTGTGCTCCAAGGGGCGGGCCCCCTCGGCGGCGCGTTCGGCCGCCGCGGCCCACAGGCTTTCCGACGGTCGTTCGCCGATGAGGTGACGCTCGACGGCGGGCAGCTTCCACGGCACGGTGCCGACGCCTCCGGCGGCCACCTTCGCCTCCTGGATCCGCCCGCCGCGTACGTGCAGGGCGACGGCCGCGGAGGTCAGGGCGAACTCGTACGACTGCCGGTCGCGGACCTTCAGATAGCCGGACTTGAGGGGACGGGGGTGGGCCGGGATCTCCACGGCGGTGATCAACTCACCGGGGCGGAGGGCCTGTTCGCGGTTGGGGGTGCTGCCGGGCCGGAGCAGGAAGTCGGCGAAGGGGACGCTGCGTTCCCCGGCCGGGCCGAGCAGGTGGACGGTCGCCTCCAGCGCGGCGAAGGCGACGGCCACGTCCGAGGGGTGGGTGGCCACGCAGTCCGCGGACGTGCCCAGGATCGCGTGCGTACGGTTGAAGCCTTCCAGTGCCGCACAGCCGGAGCCCGGCTCGCGCTTGTTGCAGTTCGCGGTGACGTCACGGAAGTACGTGCACCGGGTGCGCTGCATGATGTTCCCGCCGATGGTGGCCATGTTCCGCAACTGGGCCGACGCGCTCAGCTCCAGCGCCTGCGAGATCACGGGGTAGAGAGTGCGCACCTTGGGATGGGCGGCGGCCTCGGCCATCCGCACCAGGGCGCCGATGCGCAGGCCGCCGCGCTCGGTGACGGTGACCTCCCGCAGGGGCAGAGCCGTGATGTCGACCAGGGTTCTGGGGCGTTCGACGGTCTCGCGCATGAGGTCGACCAGGGTGGTACCGCCGGCGATGTACCGCCCGCCGCGCCGGCCCGCGTCCAGGGCCTCGCGGGTGCTGTCCGCCGTGGTGTAGGAGAAGGGGTACATGGCACTCACTTCCCGTGCGCGGTCTGCTCGACCGCGCGCACGATCTTGACGTAACAGCCGCAGCGGCAGATGTTGCCGCTCATCCACTCCCCGATCTCGTCCTTGGAGCCGGTGTGGCCCTCCTGGATGCAGCCGACGCCGGACATGATCTGGCCAGGGGTGCAGTAGCCGCACTGAAAGGCGTCCTGTTCGATGAACGCCTGCTGCAGCGGGTGCAGTTCGTCGCCGTCGGCCAGACCCTCGATGGTGGTGACCTCGGCGCCCTCCAGCCGTATCGCCAGCGTCAGGCAGGAGTTGACCCGCCGTCCGTCGACCAGGACCGTGCAGGCCCCGCAAGCACCGGCGTTGCAGCCCTTCTTGCTGCCGGTGAGGTCCAGATGCTCTCGCAGCAGATCCAGCAGCGAGGTCCGGTTGTCGACGGTGACGGTGTGCCGCTTGCCGTTGACGGTCAGGGAGACACGGCCGCTGGGCGGCGCGTCAGCGGCGGCCGCCTCCTCGGCGCCCAGGCCGAACGGTCCCGCGACCAGGCCGCCCGCCACTACAGCACCACCGACAGCGGCGGTCGCGGCGACAAACGTGCGTCGGGACGGTTCCGACGGGGGCGTGGCCGGCGGAGGAACAGCTGAATCAGTGACTTCAGTAGACATGCGTACGCTTTCTCCTCGGTGGAAGGTCAACGGCCTTGCTCATCGGCGCATTTGCAGGGGGACTGGCGTCGTCTCCAAGGCGTGGCAACCGGCTGGTCTGCCCGTCGCCCGGCGATGACGGATGCTGCGTCTGCGCATGAGGGCATGCGTCGGCAGGTCAGCTGCACCCATCAGGCGCGCGACCGTCGTTGCCGCTCTGCTCCGGATGCGATCCGGCGCTTGCGTCGCGGGTGTCAGCCGGCGGGGTTGTGTGTCTGTCCGGTGGTGTGGGGGCTGGTGGTGTGCGTGGTGGTCCAGCTGGCGAGGATGTTGAGGGCCTCGGCGGAGGGAGAGGCGGGTTCGGGGGTGTAGATGACGAGGGATTGTTCGAGGTCGCCCTCGACGGCCAGGACTGCGAATTCGAGGGTGAGATCGCCGACGAGCGGGTGGTGCAGGCGTTTGATGCCGGTGGTATGGGCGCGGACGTTGTGATCGGCCCACATGCTGCGGAAGGTGTCGCTGTGCAGGGACAACTCGCCGATCAACTCGGTGAGTTGCGCGTCATCGGGGTGACGGCCGGCGTACAGGCGGAGCCTGGCCACGCACGTCTCGGCCACCTGGTCCCAGTCGGCGTACAGCCTGAAGGCGGCCTCGTCGAGGAAGACGTAGCGGGCGAAGTTGCGCTCGCGGTGGGGCCGGGCTTCAAAGTCCGTGTAGAGAGCGCAGGCGAGCTTGTTGGCGGCCAGGACGTCCAGGCGTCGCCCCTCGATCACCGCGGGGACGCTGAGTGAGTCCAGGGCGCGGTACAGGACCGGGTGGACCCTTTGGGGGGCGAGGGGGCGCTTGCGGCGGGTCCGGGCGGTGGGCTTGGGCTGGGTGAGGGTGAAGAGATGGGCGCGTTCGGTCTCGTCGAGGTGCAGGGCGCGGGCGACCGCGTCCAGGACGGTTTCGGAGACGCCCTGGGTGCGGCCTCGCTCCAGGCGGACGTAGTAGTCGACGCTGACCCCGGCGAGCTGGGCGACTTCCTCGCGGCGCAGCCCCGGCACGCGGCGGGGCCCCGGGTGTGGGGTGAGGCCGGCCTGCTCGGGGGTGATCCGGGCCCGGCGGGTGCGCAGGAACTCACGGATCTCGCTGCTGCGGTCCATGGGACCACCGTAGGACGGCGTTGTGCCCGCCGGAGCCTTGTAAGGGGTACTGGCAGACCCCCCGAAGAGCGGGGCCCGTACGGCGGCGCACGTGGGGACCGCGGGTGGTCGCCTGGACGGCGGGTACTCATGAGCGTGCCCCCATGCCGGCGCTATCGAGGTCGCTGATGCAAAGCCAAGGGAATTCATCGCGCAGCCGATCCGGCCTTGCTGGATGCGCAGTGATGAGCGCGGGCGCCCTGGCCGATGGCAGTTGCTCACCGTCAACGGTCGGCTCGCGCTGACCGGTCAGGGCATACGCGGACGGCGAGTACAGAGGCGGCAGCGGGATCCATCGACGTGGCGGTCACCCTTGACGAAGGCGCGATCACCGACGTCACCGTCACGGTAGCGACATCGAGGTCCTGGCTGGGACGGTTCACGAGCTGGCGTGCCCGGACGGCGTATCCGCCGGTGAGGACAAGCGGGTACGGAGAGCCGAGCGTGATCACGTCCGCAAGAAGCCGCGCGTGCAGCTCCGGCATGTCCATCACGCGGCTGCCCGGGTGCGCGAGGCGAGCTGAAGGAAGGCGTCCTCCCACACCGTGCGCACGGTGCGACCGACCAGAGTGCGCAGCACGGCCACAGCTGGAGAAGCAGGTCCTGGCTGAGGTAGTGGGGAAGGCCATCGCGTAGGCCCTCGTGCAGGACGGTGCCGTACAGGCCCATACGTGGTGACGGTTGCTCATTGGCAGATGCCGCAGTACAGGATGTCGAGCTTGACGTCGTGCGGTCCGACATCGCGGCGCTCGCTGGTGACGGGGCCGAGCGGCTTGCCTGCTTCGTGGGTGCCGAACGCGTTGACAGTGGTGGACACGGTGATTCCGTTTCGCGGATGGCAGGTGATGTCAGGCTTCGGGGATGGCGCGGCCGAAGTCGGCGAGGGTGACGTTCTCCGGCTCGGGACCTCCGCGGCGGCCGGTCTCCAGGCCGTCGAGGGCCTTCAACTCGTCCGCGGTGAGTTCGAAGTCGAAGACGTCGATGTTCTCGGCGATCCGGTGGCGCTTGGTCGACTTGGGGATCACCGAGCGACCCTGCTGGAGGCCCCAGCGCAGCAGCACCTGGGCCGGGCTCTTGCCGTGCGCCTCGGCGATGCGGGTGACGGCCGGGTCGTCAAGGACGCTCCTGCGGTCCTCGCCGTAGCCCGGGTAGAAGGTGATCCCGCCGATGGGGGACCACGCCTGGTTGAGGATGCCGTGCCGGTCGTCGAAGCCGAGTACGGCGCGCTGCTGGAAGTAGGGGTGGATCTCCAACTGGTTGACGGCCGGCACGACGGAGGTCGCGTCGAGCAGCGCCGTCAGGTGATCGACCATGAAGTTGCTGACGCCGATGGCTCGGACCTTGCCGTCGGCCAGGAGCTTTTCCAAGGCGCGGTAGGCGGCGAGGGTCTTGTCGAAGTCCGACGGCAGGGCCTGGTGCAGGATCAGCAGGTCGATCCGGTCGACGCCGAGCTTGGCGGCGCTCTTGTCGAAGCCGTGCAGGGTCTCGTCGTAGCCGTAGTCGCTGATCCAGATCTTGGTCTCGACGAAGATGTCCTCGCGCGGCACCGCGGACTCGCGGATGGCCTGGCCGACCTCGCGTTCGTTGCCGTACGCGGCGGCGGTGTCGATGTGCCGGTAGCCGAGGTCGAGGGCCGCCGTGACGGCCGCCCGGGTCTCGTCCGGCGGGGTCTGGAAGACGCCGAGCCCGAGGACGGGCATCTCGACGCCGTTGTTGAGGGTGAGGGTCTGCATCACAGAGACCTTTCGTTCCGGGTGGCCCGTACGGGCACGATGAGGGTCAGGACGGCCACGACGGCCAGGGCGAGCAGCACGGTGGAGCCGGTCAGGGCCGCGCCCGAGCGGGACGCGATGTCGGCGGCCGCATGGCCGGTGGAGACGGCGGCGGCCACAGCGGTCAGGATGCTCAGGCTCAGCGCGCTGCCGACTTGGTGAACGGTGTTGACCAGGCCCGAGCCGGCCCCCGCGTCCTCAGGGGTGACGCCGTCGACGCCGCTGGAGGTCAGCGGGGCCAGCGCCAGCCCCTGGCCGGCGCCTATGAGCACCATTGGCAACGCCACTCCCGTCAGGTAGGGCGTGTGCAGGTCGAGGCGGCTCAGCCAGGCCATGCCCACCGTGGTCAGAGCGATTCCGGCGGCGAGCACCCGCGGCCTGCCGAACCTCTCCAGCAGCCGCGGCACCCGGACGGCGAAGACGAAGTTGACCAGCGTCATCGGCAGGAAGGAGAGCCCGGCCTGCAACGGCGTCCGGTGGTAGACACTCTGCACGAACTGCGCGGTGAAGAAGAAGAACCCCATCATCGCGCCCATGTAGAGCATCCGGGTGACGTAGGCGCCGCTGCGCTCCCGGCTCGCGAACAGCCGCAACGGAACGATCGGCTGCGCGGCCCGCCGCTCCACCTGCACGAACAGGCCCAGCATCACCGCACCGGCCCCCAGGGGGAGCAGGGTGGCAGAAGCCGTCCAGCCGAGGTCGGCCGCATCGACGATCCCCAGGACCAGGGCGGTCGAGCCCAGCGTCGCCAGCAGAGCCCCGGTGATGTCGAAGCGGCCCCGTCGGCGGTCGGTCTCGGGCAGGAACCGCAGGGCCAGCACCATCATCACGATGCCGATCGGCACGTTGAGGAAGAACCCGGCCCGCCACGAGACCAGGTCGGCGACGAGCCCCCCGACGACCAGGCCGAAGGCCGCACCGAGACCGGCCACAGCACTGTAGGCGGCCATGGCCCGGTTGCGGGACCGGCCCTCGGCGAAACTGCGCGTGAGCAGAGACAGCGCGGAGGGAGCCAGCACCGCCGCCCCGACGCCCTGGAGCGCCCGCGCGGCGATCAGCCACCATGCGGTCTGCGCGGCGCCCACCAGGAGCGAGGCCAGCGAGAAGGCGATCAGCGACAACAGGAAGACCCTGCGGTGTCCGAACAGGTCACCGGCTCGCGCTCCCAGGAGCAGCAGCCCGCCGAAGACCAGGACGTAGGCATTGGTGATCCAGGACAGGCCGGTCTCGGAGAAGCCCATGTCGGACCGGATCTGTGGCAGCCCGGTGAACACGATGGAGTTGTCCAGGATGACCATGAAGTAGCTGACGCAGATGATCGCGAGGATCAGTGTCGAGCGGGCCGGGGACCCGCGCTGCTCGCACCGGTCCGGGCGCGTCGCGGGGACGGCGTGGTGACCCCTGGGTCGCTCGGCACACGGGGGGTTGCCCGGACGGCTCGGGTCGGCGACGTGCCCGGCACGGACGTCGCCGGCCTCGCATGTGGGTGCTGCGCGCACGGTGTTCCTTCGAGTCGGCTGTGAGTTCAGGCCCGGTCTCGGACCGCCACTTCTGGCCTTCCCCAGGTAACTGCACGTCGGCCCACGAGTGGGAGTCACTGCTCTTCCAGGTACTGGCAGTACCTCGCAGGCCGGCTCGGACAGACCTAACGTGATGGTTTCGGCACGACACGCAGGACGATCAAAAGGAGGTCGCAGTGCCCCCGGCTCCGGCATCCACACCAGCCCGTCGGCTGAGCCGCACCGTCTGTCCCGCGCCGCCCTCCCGCTTCGGCGACGTCCTGCGCGACGGCGCACGGGCCCAGCTCGGGGCGAGCACGCTCCACACCGATCCGCGCCCGCCGCTGTCCGCCGTAGGCGCGGCCGACGACAACACCAGGATCTGAGCATGGCCGACAGAACCAAGAAGGACCTCGCCCCCGAAGTGCGCGAGTTCCTGAGCACCCGACGGGCGCGGCTCACCCCGCAGCAGGCCGGGCTCCCGGTCTACGGCGGAAAGCGACGCGTGGCGGGGCTGCGTCGCGAGGAGGTCGCCCTGCTCGCGGGAATGAGTGTGGACTACTACGTCCGGCTCGAGCGCGGGAACCTCAGCGGTGCCTCGGACTCGGTGCTCGAAGCCCTCGCGCACGCACTGCAACTCGACGAGGCCGAGCGCACCCACCTCTACGACCTGGCCCGTGCGGCGGCACCGTCGGGCCGACGCCCCACGGCGACCGCCTCCCGGGTACGGCCGACGATCCTGCGCCTGCTCGACTCCATGGCCGATGTGCCGGCCTATGTACGCAACGCCCACTTCGACATCCTGGCTGCCAACACCCTGGGGCGGGCAATGTACGCGCCGATCTACGACTCACCGCTGTTCGCGCAACGCGGGCCGGTCAACAGCGCCCGCTTCATGTTCCTGGACCCCGCGAGCAGGGAATTCTGGGCCGACTGGGACAAGGGGGCCGACGACGCGGTCGCCTTCCTGCGCACCGAGACCGGCCGCGCACCGCACGACAAGGCGCTGACCGACCTGGTCGGGGAGCTGACCACCAGGAGCGACGACTTCGCACGCCGCTGGGCCCGCCACGACGTGAAGTTCCACCGCTCGGGCGTGAAGAACCTGCACCATCCGCTGGTCGGCGATCTCGCCCTGCCCTACGAGGCGATGGACCTGCCGTCCGACCCTGGACTCCGCCTCAACTTCTACACACCCGAACCGGACTCCCGGGAGCAGGAGGCTCTCGGCCTCCTCGCCAGCTGGGCGGGCACCG
This region of Streptomyces caelestis genomic DNA includes:
- a CDS encoding helix-turn-helix transcriptional regulator, which encodes MADRTKKDLAPEVREFLSTRRARLTPQQAGLPVYGGKRRVAGLRREEVALLAGMSVDYYVRLERGNLSGASDSVLEALAHALQLDEAERTHLYDLARAAAPSGRRPTATASRVRPTILRLLDSMADVPAYVRNAHFDILAANTLGRAMYAPIYDSPLFAQRGPVNSARFMFLDPASREFWADWDKGADDAVAFLRTETGRAPHDKALTDLVGELTTRSDDFARRWARHDVKFHRSGVKNLHHPLVGDLALPYEAMDLPSDPGLRLNFYTPEPDSREQEALGLLASWAGTGTVVPSRND
- a CDS encoding aldo/keto reductase, which encodes MQTLTLNNGVEMPVLGLGVFQTPPDETRAAVTAALDLGYRHIDTAAAYGNEREVGQAIRESAVPREDIFVETKIWISDYGYDETLHGFDKSAAKLGVDRIDLLILHQALPSDFDKTLAAYRALEKLLADGKVRAIGVSNFMVDHLTALLDATSVVPAVNQLEIHPYFQQRAVLGFDDRHGILNQAWSPIGGITFYPGYGEDRRSVLDDPAVTRIAEAHGKSPAQVLLRWGLQQGRSVIPKSTKRHRIAENIDVFDFELTADELKALDGLETGRRGGPEPENVTLADFGRAIPEA
- a CDS encoding MFS transporter; this encodes MRAAPTCEAGDVRAGHVADPSRPGNPPCAERPRGHHAVPATRPDRCEQRGSPARSTLILAIICVSYFMVILDNSIVFTGLPQIRSDMGFSETGLSWITNAYVLVFGGLLLLGARAGDLFGHRRVFLLSLIAFSLASLLVGAAQTAWWLIAARALQGVGAAVLAPSALSLLTRSFAEGRSRNRAMAAYSAVAGLGAAFGLVVGGLVADLVSWRAGFFLNVPIGIVMMVLALRFLPETDRRRGRFDITGALLATLGSTALVLGIVDAADLGWTASATLLPLGAGAVMLGLFVQVERRAAQPIVPLRLFASRERSGAYVTRMLYMGAMMGFFFFTAQFVQSVYHRTPLQAGLSFLPMTLVNFVFAVRVPRLLERFGRPRVLAAGIALTTVGMAWLSRLDLHTPYLTGVALPMVLIGAGQGLALAPLTSSGVDGVTPEDAGAGSGLVNTVHQVGSALSLSILTAVAAAVSTGHAAADIASRSGAALTGSTVLLALAVVAVLTLIVPVRATRNERSL